Proteins encoded in a region of the Natrarchaeobius halalkaliphilus genome:
- a CDS encoding alpha/beta hydrolase family protein, with the protein MAVMNPTPEDITLRGINYESDDGTEFDGFELTSDVSTFEGRNVGVLFLHGLRGFALGAGISPVAHPLARAGVRCLTINKRNSGKGYVTSDFAEIDRDIRGGVEWLLDQGCEDVVIWGRSLGATEAAYYQGKRNDDDVDGLVLAAPFADIRERSTRGYFEAISDEPDEAYESFVADARELVEDGRETEIVALPRPVGDDIEYIPMTAEAFLSYRSPESACATIDWVPKIDVPNLLVPHAADRNVTPAEAEEIADAYPGSTSVDVHPVEADHFFTGAESEVAGVTADFLRTL; encoded by the coding sequence ATGGCAGTCATGAATCCGACGCCGGAGGACATCACCCTTCGCGGAATCAACTACGAGAGCGACGATGGAACCGAATTCGACGGATTCGAACTCACGAGCGACGTCTCCACGTTCGAGGGACGAAACGTTGGCGTCCTCTTTTTACACGGACTCCGCGGATTCGCCCTCGGTGCCGGCATCTCGCCCGTCGCGCATCCGCTGGCTCGAGCGGGCGTTCGCTGTCTCACGATCAACAAGCGAAACAGCGGTAAGGGATACGTGACGTCGGACTTCGCTGAGATCGATCGCGACATCCGAGGAGGCGTCGAGTGGCTCCTCGATCAAGGCTGTGAGGACGTCGTCATCTGGGGCCGAAGTCTCGGCGCGACCGAAGCGGCATATTACCAGGGAAAGCGAAACGACGACGACGTCGACGGGCTGGTACTGGCCGCACCGTTTGCGGACATTCGCGAGCGATCGACGCGCGGCTACTTCGAGGCGATTTCGGACGAGCCGGACGAGGCGTACGAGTCGTTCGTCGCGGACGCACGCGAGCTCGTCGAAGACGGCCGTGAGACGGAAATCGTCGCGTTACCGCGACCGGTCGGTGACGATATCGAATACATTCCGATGACCGCCGAAGCCTTCCTCTCGTACCGATCGCCGGAAAGCGCGTGTGCGACGATCGACTGGGTGCCGAAGATCGACGTTCCGAACCTGCTGGTGCCACACGCCGCGGATCGAAACGTAACGCCCGCAGAAGCGGAGGAGATAGCCGACGCGTATCCCGGATCGACGTCCGTCGACGTTCATCCCGTCGAGGCCGATCACTTCTTTACGGGAGCCGAGTCCGAGGTGGCCGGCGTCACCGCCGACTTCCTACGGACGCTCTAG
- a CDS encoding lipoate--protein ligase family protein, translating into MRVIRGETQSLEADTAVTISLLERTAHDRTPVVRVWHPHRQVAFGRRDTNARQYDSARQIARREGFEPVERTVGGRAVAHTGTTVAFARCVPIDDPRTGLNERYESTSSDVRTALVELGVDARRGEPDDSFCPGTHSFRANGKLVGIAQRVRNDAALVSGIVLVRDHGEIARVLSPVYDALEVPFDPQSVGSLARAGGETDPAVVRSVLEDALTGTSCPSIEWV; encoded by the coding sequence ATGCGAGTGATTCGCGGTGAGACACAATCTCTCGAAGCGGACACGGCAGTGACGATCAGTTTACTCGAGCGAACGGCTCACGACCGAACGCCCGTCGTTCGAGTATGGCACCCCCACCGTCAGGTCGCCTTCGGGCGGCGTGACACAAACGCGAGGCAGTACGACAGTGCGCGTCAGATCGCTCGCCGGGAAGGGTTCGAGCCCGTCGAACGAACCGTCGGCGGTCGAGCCGTCGCCCACACCGGAACGACCGTCGCGTTCGCTCGGTGTGTGCCGATCGATGACCCTCGAACCGGTCTCAACGAGCGATACGAATCGACCAGTAGCGACGTTCGCACAGCACTCGTCGAACTCGGAGTCGACGCCAGGCGTGGCGAACCGGACGACTCGTTCTGTCCCGGAACGCACTCGTTTCGCGCGAATGGAAAACTCGTCGGTATCGCCCAACGAGTGCGAAACGACGCCGCTCTCGTCTCTGGAATCGTACTCGTCCGTGACCACGGAGAAATTGCACGCGTGCTCTCACCGGTGTACGACGCACTCGAGGTACCGTTCGATCCACAGTCGGTCGGGAGCCTCGCACGCGCCGGTGGCGAAACCGATCCAGCCGTCGTACGAAGCGTTCTCGAGGATGCACTGACAGGAACGAGTTGTCCATCGATCGAATGGGTATGA
- a CDS encoding FGGY-family carbohydrate kinase has translation MGNQYLLGIDVGTSGSTGVIVDRKLNTVVSESTEHDVLTPNPGWVEHDADEMWWADVVHLSSRLLERSGLDPADIAGVGISALHAAMVPVDRSGDPLRPAILYGVDTRTTDEIELLNERIGTERIYGVCGNALTFQSVGPKILWYKRNEPERFEQTDQILDATGYIVSRLTGTYTMDNAIAGYFHPLFDPTALEWNDEMIDALGITKDLLPETQWSTEIAGHVTPDAAAATGLTAGTPVIVGTGDAIASLVSVGAVDDGDSIFMYGTTGVIFTTLDEERRPEGLWSFPHCLEGKYTAAGGMATSGAIVNWFKDEFAFEERQLEDDTRSAYELLDEQAAAIDPGSDGLLLLPYFSGERTPITDESARGTITGLTLSHTKGHVYRAILEGVGYGFRHHLEAMREEGVPVDRVRAIGGGAQSPLWREIVSDITGTTQEYVAKSEGAPLGGAYLAGIGTQTIGSVEDLRGEVTVSNKTEPDPEANETYDDYYAVYRNLYPSMKNSMHQLATLSSEQ, from the coding sequence ATGGGGAACCAATATCTTCTGGGAATCGACGTCGGAACGTCCGGGTCGACCGGCGTCATCGTCGATCGAAAGTTGAACACGGTGGTCTCCGAGTCGACAGAACACGACGTGCTCACCCCGAATCCAGGATGGGTAGAACACGACGCCGACGAGATGTGGTGGGCCGACGTCGTCCACCTGTCTTCCCGATTGCTCGAGCGAAGTGGCCTCGATCCAGCGGACATCGCCGGCGTCGGAATCAGCGCACTGCACGCTGCGATGGTCCCCGTCGATCGGAGTGGCGATCCACTTCGGCCTGCGATCCTCTATGGAGTCGATACGCGAACGACCGACGAGATCGAACTCCTCAACGAACGAATCGGGACGGAGCGGATCTACGGCGTCTGTGGAAATGCGCTGACGTTCCAATCGGTCGGCCCCAAAATCCTCTGGTACAAACGAAACGAGCCCGAACGCTTCGAGCAGACCGATCAAATTCTCGATGCGACGGGGTATATCGTCTCCCGGTTGACGGGGACCTACACGATGGACAACGCCATCGCCGGCTACTTCCACCCCCTGTTCGATCCGACAGCACTCGAGTGGAACGACGAGATGATCGACGCCCTCGGCATCACGAAAGACCTGCTGCCGGAGACGCAGTGGTCGACCGAAATCGCAGGTCATGTGACACCGGATGCGGCAGCGGCGACCGGACTGACAGCGGGGACACCGGTGATCGTCGGAACCGGTGACGCCATCGCCTCGCTGGTTAGCGTCGGTGCTGTCGACGACGGTGACTCGATATTCATGTACGGAACGACCGGCGTCATCTTTACCACGCTGGACGAAGAGCGCCGACCCGAGGGACTGTGGTCGTTTCCACACTGTCTCGAAGGAAAGTATACAGCCGCAGGTGGAATGGCAACGTCAGGTGCCATCGTCAACTGGTTCAAAGACGAGTTCGCCTTCGAAGAGCGACAACTCGAGGACGACACCAGATCGGCCTACGAGCTACTCGACGAGCAAGCAGCGGCGATCGATCCCGGCTCCGACGGACTTTTATTGCTACCGTATTTCAGTGGAGAACGAACACCGATCACCGACGAGTCAGCTCGTGGGACGATCACCGGTTTGACGCTCTCGCACACGAAAGGACATGTCTACCGAGCGATACTCGAAGGTGTGGGGTACGGGTTCAGACATCACCTCGAGGCGATGCGAGAGGAAGGCGTCCCGGTCGACCGGGTCCGTGCGATCGGCGGTGGCGCACAGAGCCCGCTGTGGCGTGAGATCGTCAGTGATATTACGGGAACTACCCAAGAGTATGTTGCCAAATCGGAGGGTGCACCGCTTGGAGGTGCGTATCTGGCAGGGATTGGAACGCAAACTATTGGTAGTGTAGAGGATCTGAGAGGAGAAGTTACGGTCAGTAACAAAACAGAACCAGACCCAGAAGCGAACGAAACGTATGACGACTATTATGCTGTCTATCGAAATCTATACCCCTCAATGAAAAATTCTATGCACCAATTAGCGACGTTGTCCAGTGAACAATGA
- a CDS encoding IclR family transcriptional regulator, producing MSKHSGGGQRRIKSVDNAFRIISALHDQEGSGVTALANRVDMSKGSVHTYLSTLKSQGVVTENDGEYRLGLHLLELGEFAKRQNPVYQCAQDPLEEIATETGELARLVVKEQGYGVYLSKAEGENAIETTIQPGQREYLHCTSQGKAILAHLSEADVHDIVEEHGLPARTEDTITDIDELFDDLETIRDRGVAFSRSEVTRGMRCVASPVHAPDGNVVAAIGVCGPMSRLQGDRFRDEIPELVKNAANIVEINIQMRHNS from the coding sequence ATGAGCAAACACTCGGGTGGGGGACAACGGCGGATCAAGTCCGTCGATAATGCGTTTCGAATAATTTCGGCGCTTCACGACCAGGAGGGTTCCGGTGTTACGGCGCTCGCGAACCGCGTCGACATGTCCAAGGGATCCGTCCACACGTATTTGAGTACGCTCAAGAGCCAGGGTGTCGTGACCGAGAACGACGGGGAGTACCGCCTCGGGCTTCACCTTCTCGAGCTGGGCGAGTTCGCAAAACGTCAGAATCCCGTCTACCAGTGTGCACAGGACCCTCTCGAGGAAATAGCGACTGAGACGGGTGAGCTCGCCCGTCTCGTCGTGAAAGAGCAGGGATACGGAGTGTACCTCTCCAAAGCCGAAGGGGAGAACGCGATCGAAACGACCATTCAGCCGGGCCAGCGGGAGTATCTTCACTGTACGTCACAGGGGAAAGCGATTCTCGCACACCTCTCCGAAGCGGACGTCCACGATATCGTCGAGGAGCACGGGCTTCCGGCGAGAACCGAGGATACGATCACTGACATCGACGAACTGTTCGATGATCTCGAGACGATCCGCGACCGTGGGGTCGCCTTCAGTCGGAGTGAAGTAACTCGTGGGATGCGCTGTGTGGCGTCGCCCGTCCACGCCCCGGATGGGAACGTGGTGGCTGCGATCGGCGTCTGTGGACCGATGAGTCGGCTGCAGGGCGACCGATTCCGAGACGAAATTCCCGAACTCGTCAAAAATGCGGCGAACATCGTCGAGATCAATATTCAGATGCGACACAACTCCTGA
- a CDS encoding methyl-accepting chemotaxis protein, whose product MERSHERDLPISLGYAFDRIDTPIFTIGRDRRVIHWNAALEQLSGVSEPEAQSKEMASQAMYPDDRRQKLLADKVLEAPRTAHEQFDIERAEANGIPVYRDETQFVAQDGSERHIRFSAVALYRDEELVGVAEMVTDRTEDVMRAIEMEALVEELESTVSAIMDGDKSARATFSGDGHVDQSLVAVQDELNALADQFEQLSTHVVEQVEDLERSAESVTETTVGISDAVVEQSERMQTVDDEVADLSATIEEIASTADEIERSGVQAEELVESGQNAADHALTAMNDLDETTDAVRDDVEQLHDRITEIDEIVAVIDEIADQTNLLALNANIQAARSNDTTDGFLVIANEIKSLAEESKEHAEDIEATVRTIQSDASGAVDEIADASMVVDDGIEQVETVQQRFESIVDAVQETSQGIQEISTATDTQAASTNEIATMVDQASRNADAVATDVRTIPELTESQRNQIADIRSSLERYTV is encoded by the coding sequence TTGGAGCGTTCCCACGAGCGCGATCTCCCGATCTCCCTTGGGTACGCGTTCGATCGTATCGATACACCGATCTTTACGATCGGCCGTGATCGTCGCGTTATCCACTGGAACGCTGCACTCGAGCAACTCTCTGGGGTTTCCGAACCCGAGGCACAATCCAAGGAGATGGCAAGTCAGGCGATGTACCCCGACGATCGTCGCCAGAAGCTTCTCGCGGACAAGGTCCTCGAAGCCCCCAGAACGGCACACGAGCAGTTCGATATCGAACGAGCGGAGGCGAACGGAATACCGGTCTACCGTGATGAGACACAGTTCGTCGCCCAGGACGGCAGTGAACGACACATTCGGTTCAGCGCCGTTGCCCTCTATCGCGACGAGGAACTCGTGGGCGTTGCCGAGATGGTCACCGATCGAACGGAGGACGTCATGCGGGCGATCGAAATGGAAGCACTCGTAGAGGAACTCGAGTCAACGGTATCGGCCATTATGGACGGCGATAAGTCCGCTCGGGCGACGTTCAGTGGCGATGGGCACGTCGATCAGTCGCTGGTAGCTGTTCAGGACGAACTGAACGCGTTGGCCGATCAGTTCGAACAGCTCTCGACGCACGTCGTCGAACAGGTCGAGGATCTCGAGCGGTCGGCGGAGTCGGTGACCGAGACTACGGTCGGAATCAGTGATGCAGTCGTCGAACAGTCGGAGCGAATGCAGACCGTCGACGACGAGGTTGCTGACCTCTCGGCAACGATCGAGGAGATCGCCTCGACGGCCGACGAAATCGAACGGTCCGGCGTTCAGGCGGAAGAGCTGGTTGAATCCGGACAAAACGCGGCCGATCACGCACTGACTGCGATGAACGACCTCGATGAGACTACCGACGCTGTTCGAGACGATGTCGAGCAGCTTCACGATCGGATCACCGAAATCGACGAGATCGTCGCGGTGATCGACGAAATTGCCGACCAGACCAACTTGCTGGCACTCAACGCGAATATTCAGGCTGCACGATCGAACGACACGACCGACGGATTTCTCGTGATCGCGAACGAAATCAAAAGTCTCGCTGAGGAGTCGAAAGAGCACGCCGAGGATATCGAAGCGACGGTTCGTACGATCCAGAGCGACGCCAGCGGGGCCGTCGACGAGATCGCTGACGCCTCTATGGTCGTCGATGACGGGATCGAGCAAGTTGAGACGGTACAGCAGCGATTCGAATCCATCGTGGACGCTGTCCAGGAGACGTCACAGGGGATCCAAGAGATCTCTACGGCGACGGATACCCAGGCGGCCAGCACCAACGAAATCGCGACGATGGTCGATCAGGCGAGTCGAAACGCGGACGCCGTCGCGACGGACGTACGGACGATTCCCGAACTGACCGAGTCACAGCGAAACCAGATCGCCGATATCCGATCCTCGCTCGAGCGATACACGGTTTGA
- a CDS encoding ABC transporter ATP-binding protein yields MSQIELRDVEKVYNSEVVAVDGVTATIESGEFVSILGPSGCGKSTLLFMIGGFIERTDGDILVEGETVHEPGPDRGMVFQESVLYPWLTVEDNIGWGLKIQGVPRDERREAVQEFISMIGLEGFEEAYPSELSGGMQQRAAMARVLVSNPNVLLMDEPFGALDAQTREVMQNELLDIWQRTGQTCVFVTHSIDEALFLSDRVLVLTARPASIKLEVDLTEFERPRDSSLKQSEAFRSRREEVWQTLQEEVAIAEP; encoded by the coding sequence ATGAGCCAGATCGAGCTACGGGACGTCGAAAAGGTGTACAACTCCGAGGTCGTTGCGGTCGACGGCGTTACTGCGACTATCGAGTCCGGCGAGTTCGTTAGCATTCTCGGCCCGTCCGGCTGCGGAAAGAGTACGCTCCTGTTCATGATCGGCGGGTTTATCGAGCGCACGGACGGCGACATTTTGGTCGAAGGTGAGACCGTACACGAGCCCGGTCCGGACCGTGGTATGGTCTTTCAGGAAAGCGTCCTCTATCCCTGGCTCACCGTCGAAGACAACATCGGCTGGGGACTGAAAATCCAGGGAGTCCCACGGGACGAACGCAGGGAAGCCGTCCAGGAGTTCATCTCCATGATCGGCCTCGAGGGATTCGAGGAAGCCTATCCATCCGAGCTTTCCGGTGGGATGCAACAGCGCGCGGCCATGGCGCGCGTTCTGGTGAGCAATCCGAACGTACTTCTAATGGACGAACCGTTCGGTGCGCTCGACGCACAGACCCGTGAAGTGATGCAGAACGAACTGCTGGATATCTGGCAGCGGACCGGACAGACCTGCGTGTTCGTCACCCACAGTATCGACGAGGCGCTGTTCCTCAGCGACCGCGTACTCGTTCTGACCGCTCGGCCGGCATCGATCAAACTCGAGGTAGATCTCACGGAGTTCGAGCGCCCACGCGACTCGTCGCTCAAACAATCCGAGGCGTTCCGGTCCCGCCGAGAAGAAGTCTGGCAGACGCTTCAAGAAGAAGTCGCCATCGCTGAACCGTAG
- the ribB gene encoding 3,4-dihydroxy-2-butanone-4-phosphate synthase, giving the protein MTASDDFEIETDQLADAVTAFANGNPILAYDSADRENEVDIIYPAATVEPQDVTRLRNDAGGLICVALSDTVATALELPFARDTLDHPVAASEELKYDDRSAASITVNHRDTFTGITDQDRSVTINRLGALAADPTTEAFVEEFRSPGHVQLLRAAPNLLADRRGHTEFAIALTAKANRAPVAVVCEMLDDETGGALSPAAAKRYAASEELVYVDMSER; this is encoded by the coding sequence ATGACAGCGAGTGATGATTTCGAAATCGAGACTGACCAGCTCGCAGACGCCGTGACGGCGTTCGCTAATGGAAATCCAATCCTCGCATACGACAGCGCGGATCGGGAAAACGAGGTCGACATCATCTATCCGGCAGCTACTGTCGAACCACAGGACGTGACACGACTGCGAAACGATGCTGGAGGATTGATCTGTGTCGCACTGTCGGATACCGTCGCAACGGCGCTCGAGCTTCCGTTTGCGCGAGACACGCTGGATCATCCGGTCGCGGCCAGCGAGGAGCTCAAGTACGACGACCGGTCCGCCGCTTCGATCACGGTAAATCACCGCGACACGTTCACCGGAATTACCGATCAAGACCGATCAGTGACGATCAACAGACTCGGTGCTCTCGCCGCTGATCCAACGACGGAGGCCTTCGTGGAAGAGTTCAGATCGCCCGGTCACGTCCAGTTGCTTCGCGCTGCGCCGAACCTGCTCGCGGATCGGCGCGGGCATACGGAGTTTGCAATCGCACTCACGGCGAAAGCGAATCGGGCTCCCGTCGCGGTCGTCTGTGAAATGTTAGACGACGAAACTGGAGGAGCGCTGTCGCCGGCTGCTGCGAAGCGTTACGCGGCGTCCGAAGAACTGGTATACGTTGATATGAGCGAGCGGTAA